A stretch of Equus caballus isolate H_3958 breed thoroughbred chromosome 11, TB-T2T, whole genome shotgun sequence DNA encodes these proteins:
- the QRICH2 gene encoding glutamine-rich protein 2 isoform X3, producing MPPATAATKVTLRELADLAIGTPELGAVNFTALHTLIVAMLKCLNLRETRIDFQAPSPEQGLSLELPQASLSAPQLATPKERRRSSGAGRAPPVLEGQVKELGAQVQDLSRQLKTMGSQVQGIASHVQHLSATASGLDANTRRWLEEKETAMLMPEKPRMEAMKIRKDSEAVSGPRTMELLHDVTEDMKTLKEVHQKAQELPELNPQDQIGRKLSVMPVGEEVTMVTWEELEQAITDGWRASQQGSDSTIGLPKRKGQASLTSSDATSTGGSTKHSTADQPLESASGFGPSQPLSATSGTTYPSEGMSSRERSRRPSPAVFPGGEQHPRARDEAGLAKPYHPAVSQFRVESDRRRAREQHSLAHPRRDERDAHPAPFQQDLPPATSARDWHPQVYPDQHGGVYISQGQIYPRLDQHDLGPLETPDMNQLALLHPSTYHPHGIVPHSTGQLGVMPPMVPGRDQQRLELPRTDQPSMVPLSTYQQGMILPGTDQRGVEQPGMDENVMGPLGMDQHGLVPLGMDQHGSVIFSMDQQGLGLPSMDQHGLVPPLRDERGLVSPGLMQVAADQQAFVHPSLETSGFIQPGASQPALVQAGAGQPGVVQPGAGQPALVQPGVGQPGMVQPGAGQPGVVQPGVGQPGMVQPGAGQPGVVQPGAGQPGVVQPGAGQPGVVQPGAGRHAVVQPGIGQPGMVQPGAGQPGVVQPGTRQPGVVQPGARQPGVGQPRVVQPRAGQPALVQPGARQPGVVQPGAGRPALVQPGAGQPGVVQPSARQPGVVQPGVGQHSVVQPAAGQPGVVQPVVDQSAYPPGWAQPGTYLPGLVQPGADQPGLAQHGTDQPGLMQPHAYLPSLAQPSTDQPGLVQPGMDQPGLVQPGVGQPGLAQPGLAQPGMDQHGLVQPGVGRPGLVQPGMDQRGLAQPGVARPGLVQPGMDQRGLVQPGVARPGLVQPGMDQRGLVQPGVGQPGLVQPGMDQRGLVQPGVGWPGLVQPGMDQQGMVQPGVGQPGLVQPGMYQRGLVQPGMDQWGLVQPGMDQHGLVQPEKGQPDLLQPGAGQHGLVQTGMEQRGLVQPGAGQPGSVQPGTDQGGLVQPATDQPGLVQPGSGQPGLAQPGAGQAGLAQPGAGQPGLAQPGAGQPGLAQPGAGQAGLAQPGAGQPGLAQPGAGQPGLAQPGAGQPGLAQPGAGQPGLAQPGAGQPGLAQPGAGQPGLAQPGAGQPGLAQPGAGQAGLAQPGAGQPGLAQPGAGQAGLAQPGAGQPGLAQPGSGQPGLAQPGAGQPGLAQPGAGQPGLAQPGAGQAGLAQPGAGQPGLVQPSARHLGFVQPGVDQRGLVQPGTDPRGFLKPSIYTPGLVSPDIYPPGPVQPGAYLPGLVQPGAYPRGLVPSGVYPHGLVQPGAYPHSLVQAGAYPHGFVQPGLDQRGLRQPGTDQQGLIPLGTELRRFPTFRADSRNFISPRPYQHSVVPPGRTQHGQVSPLPANQDLALPGIDQEGLVPPETYQHGVMHPGTDQPSPAPLSTGVRSARLDQQHLVSPGPDQRDHAYSTPVSQGVDRYVQVDADPNQTYASNQLGVSTQTTPTQDATFFRRETSLNYLDQVSSEKIDVQSERRESLDKLAPSFPMAVETFRLMGELIGLYVELKENMKDLDEQEAGQTDLEKIQYLLALMVKKTIPPDLQEQLKTLKTLTKEIRQEKAKLDKMQKVVEGDAEQEIGKDMKTGQLTMQLGILRVTVADIEKELAELRESQEQGKVSMENSVSEASLYLQNQLDKLRTIIESMLTSSSTLLSMSMAPHKTLTTLAPGQIDPEATCPACSLDLSHQVSTLVRRYEQLQDMVNNLTTTRPSKKTKLQSQDEELLGHVQRAILQVQGDCEKLNITTSNLIEDHRQKQKDIDVLYQGLEKLEKEKANRENLEMEIGTKADKSALAAKVSRVQFDATTEQLNHMMQELVAKMSGQEQDWQKMLDKLLLEMDTKLDRLELDPVKQLLEDRWKSLRQQLKERSPLYQADEAAAMRRQLLAHFHCLSCDRPLETPVTGQIIPVTPVCPGLPGHRSIRPYTVFELEQVRQQSRNLKLGSAPFPRSDLAQMERSVGRLRTMHSKMLMDIEKVQIHFGGSVKASSQMIRELLQAQCLRSPCYKRVHDPADYTYSTVPRRCGGSHTRTYPYRRNRLQHLAQGLYPTDEIQIAMKHKEVDILGLDGHIYKGRMDTRLPSILSKDTSGVTKQKAKQPRPHVHRQQSLGDNGQLPSRPQSAQMLAGNNSAPSRQWKDRPVSSEGRLSQPNMAHPPSPSEMANVPAGMEIPMDVPPGEGLEEPTRGPRSTSAHRAEQ from the exons ATGCCGCCCGCGACGGCGGCCACCAAGGTCACCCTCCGGGAGCTGGCCGACCTCGCCATCGGCACCCCGGAGCTGGGCGCCGTCAACTTCACGGCCCTGCACACGCTCATCGTGGCCATGCTCAAGTGCCTCAACCTGCGGGAGACGCGGATCGACTTCCAGGCGCCGTCGCCCGAGCAGGGTCTCTCCTTGGAGCTCCCCCAGGCCTCGCTTAGCGCCCCGCAGCTGGCGACGCCCAAAGAGAGGCGGAGGAGCAGCGGCGCGGGCAGGGCGCCGCCGGTGCTGGAGGGCCAGGTGAAGGAGCTGGGCGCGCAGGTCCAGGACCTCAGCAGGCAGCTCAAGACCATGGGGAGCCAGGTTCAGGGCATCGCGTCCCACGTGCAGCATCTCAGCGCCACGGCCAGCGGGCTCGACGCGAACACCCGGAGGTGGCTGGAGGAGAAGGAGACGGCCATGCTGATGCCCGAGAAGCCGCGAATGGAGGCAATGAAAATCAGGAAGGACAGCGAGGCGGTCAGCGGCCCCCGG ACCATGGAGCTGCTCCACGATGTCACGGAAGACATGAAAACCCTGAAAGAAGTTCACCAAAAGGCGCAAGAGCTGCCCGAGTTGAACCCCCAG GATCAAATTGGCCGGAAGCTGAGTGTGATGCCTGTTGGAGAAGAAGTCACGATGGTCACCTGGGAGGAGCTGGAGCAAGCAATTACTGACGGCTGGAGAGCCTCACAACAG GGCTCAGACTCAACAATAGGACTTCCCAAGCGCAAAGGGCAGGCTTCCTTAACATCGAGCGACGCGACTTCAACCGGAGGCTCCACCAAGCATTCAACCGCTGACCAGCCTCTGGAATCTGCTAGTGGTTTTGGCCCAAGTCAGCCTTTATCGGCAACCAGTGGCACAACATACCCCTCTGAAGGGATGAGTAGCAGAGAACGAAGCAGACGTCCCTCTCCTGCTGTGTTTCCTGGTGGAGAACAGCACCCAAGGGCCCGTGATGAAGCTGGCCTGGCAAAACCCTATCACCCCGCTGTGTCTCAGTTCAGAGTAGAGTCAGATCGTCGCAGGGCTAGAGAGCAGCACAGCTTGGCACATCCAAGAAGAGATGAACGAGATGCACACCCTGCCCCATTTCAACAGGACTTACCCCCAGCTACCTCTGCCAGAGACTGGCATCCTCAGGTGTACCCAGATCAGCATGGGGGAGTGTACATTAGCCAGGGTCAAATCTATCCAAGGCTAGATCAGCATGACTTAGGACCATTAGAAACACCAGACATGAATCAGCTTGCATTGCTACATCCTAGCACTTATCATCCACATGGCATAGTACCCCACAGCACGGGTCAGCTTGGTGTGATGCCACCAATGGTACCTGGCAGAGACCAGCAAAGATTGGAACTACCCAGGACAGATCAGCCTAGTATGGTTCCACTTAGCACATATCAGCAGGGTATGATACTTCCTGGCACAGACCAACGTGGTGTAGAACAGCCTGGCATGGATGAGAATGTAATGGGACCACTTGGCATGGATCAGCATGGATTGGTACCTCTTGGAATGGATCAGCATGGATCTGTAATATTTAGCATGGATCAGCAAGGATTGGGACTGCCTAGCATGGATCAACATGGATTGGTTCCACCTCTTAGAGATGAGCGTGGTTTGGTATCACCTGGTTTGATGCAAGTTGCTGCAGATCAGCAAGCTTTTGTACATCCAAGTTTGGAAACGTCTGGCTTCATACAACCTGGAGCAAGTCAGCCTGCTTTGGTCCAGGCTGGAGCAGGTCAGCCTGGTGTAGTCCAGCCTGGCGCAGGTCAGCCTGCTTTGGTCCAGCCTGGCGTAGGTCAGCCAGGTATGGTCCAGCCTGGAGCAGGTCAGCCTGGTGTGGTCCAGCCTGGTGTAGGTCAGCCAGGTATGGTCCAGCCTGGAGCAGGTCAGCCTGGTGTGGTCCAGCCTGGCGCAGGTCAGCCTGGTGTGGTCCAGCCTGGCGCAGGTCAGCCTGGTGTGGTCCAGCCTGGAGCAGGTCGGCATGCTGTGGTCCAGCCTGGCATAGGTCAGCCTGGTATGGTCCAGCCTGGAGCAGGTCAGCCTGGTGTGGTCCAGCCTGGCACACGTCAGCCTGGTGTGGTCCAGCCTGGCGCACGTCAGCCTGGCGTAGGTCAGCCTCGTGTGGTCCAACCTAGAGCAGGTCAGCCTGCTTTGGTCCAGCCTGGTGCACGTCAGCCTGGTGTAGTCCAGCCTGGAGCAGGTCGGCCTGCTTTGGTCCAGCCTGGAGCAGGTCAACCTGGTGTGGTCCAGCCTAGTGCACGTCAGCCTGGTGTGGTCCAGCCTGGCGTAGGTCAGCATAGTGTGGTCCAGCCTGCAGCAGGTCAGCCTGGTGTGGTCCAGCCTGTTGTAGATCAGAGTGCTTATCCACCTGGTTGGGCACAACCTGGTACATATCTACCTGGTTTGGTCCAACCTGGTGCAGATCAGCCTGGCTTGGCCCAACATGGAACAGATCAGCCTGGTTTGATGCAACCTCATGCATATCTACCTAGTTTGGCACAACCTAGCACAGATCAGCCTGGTTTGGTGCAACCTGGAATGGATCAGCCTGGTCTAGTCCAACCTGGGGTAGGTCAGCCTGGTTTGGCGCAGCCTGGTTTGGCGCAGCCTGGAATGGATCAGCATGGTCTAGTCCAACCTGGGGTAGGTCGGCCTGGTTTGGTACAGCCTGGAATGGATCAGCGTGGTCTGGCCCAACCTGGGGTAGCTCGGCCTGGTTTGGTGCAGCCTGGAATGGATCAGCGTGGTCTGGTCCAACCTGGGGTAGCTCGGCCTGGTTTGGTGCAGCCTGGAATGGATCAGCGTGGTCTGGTCCAACCTGGGGTAGGTCAGCCTGGTTTGGTGCAGCCTGGAATGGATCAGCGTGGTCTGGTCCAACCTGGGGTAGGTTGGCCTGGTTTGGTGCAGCCTGGAATGGATCAGCAGGGTATGGTCCAACCTGGGGTAGGTCAGCCTGGTTTAGTGCAGCCTGGAATGTATCAGCGTGGTCTGGTCCAACCTGGAATGGATCAGTGGGGTTTGGTCCAACCTGGAATGGATCAGCATGGTTTGGTGCAGCCTGAGAAAGGTCAGCCTGATTTGCTGCAACCTGGTGCAGGTCAGCATGGTTTGGTCCAAACTGGAATGGAGCAGCGTGGCTTGGTACAACCAGGTGCAGGTCAGCCTGGTTCAGTGCAGCCTGGCACAGATCAGGGTGGTTTGGTCCAACCAGCTACAGATCAGCCTGGTTTGGTCCAACCGGGCTCAGGTCAGCCTGGTTTGGCGCAGCCTGGCGCAGGTCAGGCTGGTTTGGCGCAGCCTGGGGCAGGTCAGCCTGGTTTGGCGCAGCCTGGCGCAGGTCAGCCTGGTTTGGCGCAGCCTGGCGCAGGTCAGGCTGGTTTGGCGCAGCCTGGGGCAGGTCAGCCTGGTTTGGCGCAGCCTGGCGCAGGTCAGCCTGGTTTGGCGCAGCCTGGGGCAGGCCAGCCTGGTTTGGCGCAGCCTGGCGCAGGCCAGCCTGGTTTGGCGCAGCCTGGGGCAGGTCAGCCTGGTTTGGCGCAGCCTGGGGCAGGCCAGCCTGGTTTGGCGCAGCCTGGGGCAGGCCAGCCTGGTTTGGCGCAGCCTGGCGCAGGCCAGGCTGGTTTGGCGCAGCCTGGGGCAGGTCAGCCTGGTTTGGCGCAGCCTGGCGCAGGTCAGGCTGGTTTGGCGCAGCCTGGCGCAGGTCAGCCTGGTTTGGCGCAGCCTGGCTCAGGTCAGCCTGGTTTGGCGCAGCCTGGCGCAGGTCAGCCTGGTTTGGCGCAGCCTGGCGCAGGTCAGCCTGGTTTGGCCCAGCCTGGCGCAGGTCAGGCTGGTTTGGCGCAGCCTGGCGCAGGTCAGCCTGGTTTGGTCCAACCTAGTGCACGTCACCTTGGTTTTGTGCAACCTGGAGTGGATCAGCGTGGTTTGGTACAGCCTGGCACAGATCCACGTGGCTTTTTAAAGCCTAGCATATATACGCCTGGCTTGGTTTCACCTGATATATATCCACCTGGTCCAGTACAGCCTGGTGCATATCTGCCTGGTTTGGTACAGCCTGGTGCCTATCCACGTGGTTTGGTCCCATCTGGTGTCTATCCTCATGGTTTGGTTCAGCCTGGTGCCTATCCTCATAGTTTGGTCCAGGCTGGTGCATATCCACATGGTTTTGTGCAGCCTGGATTAGATCAGCGTGGTTTGAGGCAACCTGGTACAGATCAACAAGGCTTGATACCACTAGGCACAGAGCTTCGTCGCTTTCCAACATTCCGTGCAGATTCTCGAAATTTTATATCACCACGCCCATATCAGCATAGTGTGGTACCTCCTGGCAGAACTCAACATGGCCAAGTGTCACCACTACCAGCCAATCAAGATTTGGCATTGCCAGGTATAGACCAAGAGGGTTTGGTACCACCAGAAACTTACCAGCATGGTGTAATGCATCCTGGCACAGACCAGCCTAGCCCAGCACCATTAAGCACAGGTGTGAGATCTGCACGCCTGGATCAACAGCATTTGGTATCTCCTGGCCCAGATCAACGTGACCATGCCTACTCCACCCCAGTCTCCCAGGGTGTAGATCGTTATGTCCAGGTAGATGCGGATCCAAATCAAACATATGCTTCAAACCAACTGGGAGTTTCTACCCAGACGACCCCTACCCAAGATGCCACCTTTTTCAGGAGGGAAACCTCCCTTAACTATCTCGACCAAGTCTCATCAGAAAAGATTGACGTCCAGAGTGAGAGACGTGAGTCACTGGATAAACTGGCTCCCAGCTTCCCTATGGCAGTGGAAACATTTCGTCTGATGGGGGAGCTCATCGGCCTCTATGTAGAGCTAAAGGAGAACATGAAGGATCTGGATGAGCAGGAAGCTGGCCAAACTGACTTGGAAAAGATCCAGTACCTGCTCGCCCTGATGG TCAAAAAGACCATACCCCCTGACCTGCAGGAGCAGCTGAAGACTTTGAAGACCTTGACCAAAgaaattcggcaggaaaaagcaAAG CTGGACAAGATGCAAAAGGTCGTGGAGGGCGATGCGGAGCAAGAAATAGGAAAGGACATGAAAACTGGCCAGCTGACCATGCAGCTGGGCATCCTCAG AGTCACCGTGGCTGACATCGAGAAGGAGCTGGCTGAGCTGAGGGAGAGCCAAGAGCAGGGCAAGGTCAGCATGGAAAATTCAGTCTCCGAAGCGTCCCTTTACCTGCAGAATCAG TTAGACAAGCTCAGGACAATCATCGAGAGCATGCTGACCTCGTCTTCCACGCTGCTGTCCATGAGCATGGCGCCTCACAAGACCCTGACAACCTTGGCACCGGGCCAGATTGACCCTGAGGCCACCTGCCCAGCCTGCAGCCTGGACCTGAGCCATCAGGTCAGCACGCTGGTGCGGCGCTACGAGCAGCTCCAGGACATGGTCAACAATCTGACTACCACCCGGCCGTCCAAGAAAACCAAGCTCCAGAGCCAG GATGAAGAGCTGCTGGGCCATGTCCAGCGTGCCATCCTGCAGGTGCAGGGCGACTGCGAGAAGCTCAACATCACCACCAGCAACCTCATCGAGGACCAtcggcagaagcagaaggacaTCGAT GTGTTGTACCAGGGTCTAGAGAAACTCGAGAAGGAAAAGGCTAACAGGGAAAACCTGGAGATGGAGATTGGCACA AAAGCCGACAAGAGTGCCCTGGCAGCCAAAGTGAGCCGTGTCCAGTTTGACGCCACCACAGAGCAGCTGAACCACATGATGCAGGAGCTGGTGGCTAAGATGAGTGGGCAGGAGCAGGACTGGCAGAAGATGCTGGACAAGCTCCTGCTAGAGATGGACACCAAG CTGGACCGCCTGGAGCTGGATCCAGTGAAGCAGTTGCTGGAGGATCGGTGGAAATCCTTGCGACAGCAGCTCAAAGAGCGCTCCCCACTCTACCAGGCAGATGAGGCAGCCGCCATGCGGAG GCAGCTCTTGGCACATTTCCACTGCCTCTCATGTGACCGTCCCTTGGAGACACCTGTGACTGGGCA aatcaTCCCTGTGACTCCTGTGTGCCCAGGCCTGCCCGGGCACCGTTCCATCCGCCCCTACACTGTCTTTGAACTGGAGCAGGTCCGGCAGCAGAGCCGCAA CCTGAAGCTGGGCAGCGCTCCCTTCCCTCGGAGCGACCTGGCGCAGATGGAGCGGAGTGTGGGGCGCCTGCGCACCATGCACTCCAAGATGCTGATGGACATCGAGAAGGTGCAGATCCACTTTGGAGGCTCGGTCAAGGCCAGCAGCCAGATGATCCGCGAGCTGCTGCAGGCCCAGTGCCTCAGGTCCCCCTGCTACAAACG GGTACACGATCCGGCCGATTACACCTACTCAACGGTGCCTCGGCGCTGCGGGGGCAGCCACACCCGCACCTACCCCTACCGCCGAAACCGCCTGCAgcacctggcccagggcctgtACCCCACCGACGAGATCCAGATTGCCATGAAG CATAAAGAGGTGGATATCTTGGGCCTGGATGGACATATTTACAAGGGACGGATGGATACCAGGCTACCGAGCATCCTGAGCAAAGACA CCTCAGGGGTCACAAAGCAGAAGGCCAAGCAGCCCCGGCCCCACGTGCACCGGCAGCAGTCCCTTGGTGACAATGGCCAGCTGCCCTCGCGGCCTCAGAGCGCTCAGATGCTGGCGGGCAACAACTCAG CTCCTTCTCGTCAATGGAAAGACAGACCCGTCTCCTCCGAGGGACGCCTCTCCCAGCCGAATATGGcccacccacccagccccagCGAGATGGCAAACGTACCGGCAGGGATGGAGATACCCATGGATGTGCCTCCTGGGGAGGGGCTCGAGGAGCCCACCCGGGGGCCACGGTCCACCTCTGCTCACAGAGCagagcaataa